The Fusobacterium necrophorum subsp. necrophorum genome has a window encoding:
- a CDS encoding nucleoside transporter C-terminal domain-containing protein, producing the protein MKIAMNILGIVLIFICMYAISKHRKEVKKEIILKAIAVQFIIAFLLVKFPLGKLVVSKVSEGVTKILDYGKDGIAFVFGSLGFANAPTGFIFAIQVLGNIIFLSSLVGALYYLGVLSFIVKMIGKGIGKLLGTSQVETFVAVANMFLGQTESPILVSKYLGMMTESEMMVVLVSGMGSMSATIIGGYVALGIPMEYLLIASTLVPMGSIAISKIIYPEIEIAKEVTDVSMDNKGNNENLIGAVTEGAMNGMHSALAIGASLIAVIGLVALVNGLLGVIGENMGVGVLKLENIFAYLFSPLGFLMGLSGNDIFLAGELLGSKLVLNEFVAFQRLGTIIQGLEYRTALILSISLAGFANISSMGICIAGISALCPEKRGILSRLVFRAMIGGFVVSVLSAMIVGLITMF; encoded by the coding sequence ATGAAAATAGCAATGAATATTTTGGGAATTGTACTTATTTTTATATGTATGTATGCCATATCGAAGCACCGAAAAGAAGTGAAAAAAGAAATTATATTAAAAGCAATAGCAGTACAATTCATAATAGCTTTTTTATTGGTCAAATTTCCTCTTGGAAAACTGGTTGTGTCAAAAGTATCTGAGGGTGTAACCAAAATACTGGATTATGGAAAAGATGGAATTGCATTTGTGTTTGGAAGCTTAGGATTTGCAAATGCTCCAACTGGTTTTATATTTGCTATTCAGGTTTTAGGAAATATTATATTTTTATCTTCATTGGTAGGAGCTTTATATTATCTTGGAGTGTTGAGCTTTATTGTTAAAATGATTGGAAAAGGGATTGGAAAATTGTTAGGAACTTCACAAGTGGAAACTTTCGTTGCTGTAGCCAATATGTTTTTAGGACAAACAGAAAGCCCCATTTTAGTCAGTAAATATCTTGGAATGATGACGGAAAGTGAAATGATGGTTGTGCTTGTTTCCGGAATGGGAAGTATGTCAGCAACAATTATTGGAGGCTATGTGGCCTTAGGGATTCCTATGGAATATCTTTTGATTGCAAGTACTTTAGTTCCTATGGGAAGTATTGCTATCTCTAAAATTATTTATCCTGAGATAGAGATAGCAAAAGAAGTTACAGATGTCAGTATGGATAATAAGGGAAATAATGAAAATTTAATTGGTGCTGTAACAGAAGGAGCTATGAACGGAATGCATTCAGCTTTGGCGATAGGAGCTTCTTTGATTGCCGTGATTGGTCTTGTTGCTCTTGTAAATGGATTACTGGGAGTGATAGGAGAAAATATGGGAGTTGGTGTATTGAAATTAGAAAATATTTTTGCCTACTTGTTTTCTCCTTTGGGATTTTTGATGGGCTTATCTGGAAATGATATATTTTTGGCAGGAGAATTATTGGGAAGCAAATTGGTTTTAAATGAATTTGTGGCTTTTCAAAGATTGGGAACTATTATTCAGGGTTTAGAATATCGAACAGCTTTAATTTTATCAATTTCTTTGGCAGGATTTGCAAATATATCCAGTATGGGTATCTGTATTGCAGGAATTTCCGCATTGTGTCCAGAAAAGAGAGGAATTTTATCTAGACTTGTCTTTCGAGCTATGATTGGGGGATTTGTAGTAAGTGTGTTAAGTGCGATGATTGTAGGTCTTATTACTATGTTTTAA
- the cdd gene encoding cytidine deaminase, with amino-acid sequence MEKYKDILEMAYKAMDNAYAPYSHFHVGSCVKTKDGNYFIGANVENASYGLTNCAERNAIFQVYSHGYRQTDIEAIAIVGQGDTLITPCGACRQVLVELLNKETPIVLGTKGKVKITNILELMPMAFTSEDL; translated from the coding sequence ATGGAAAAATATAAAGACATATTGGAAATGGCATATAAGGCAATGGATAATGCATATGCACCATATTCTCATTTTCATGTAGGTTCCTGTGTGAAGACAAAAGATGGAAACTATTTTATTGGAGCAAATGTTGAAAATGCTTCTTATGGATTGACAAATTGTGCAGAAAGAAATGCAATTTTTCAAGTTTACTCTCATGGCTATAGACAGACGGATATTGAGGCCATTGCCATTGTCGGACAAGGAGATACTCTGATTACACCTTGTGGAGCTTGCAGACAGGTTTTAGTGGAACTCTTAAATAAGGAAACACCAATTGTTCTTGGAACCAAAGGGAAAGTAAAAATTACTAATATTTTGGAGTTAATGCCTATGGCATTTACAAGCGAGGATTTATAA
- the deoD gene encoding purine-nucleoside phosphorylase, which translates to MATPHNQAAMGEIAKNVLMPGDPLRAKFIADTFLDNVVLVNSIRNMFAFTGEYKGKEITIMASGMGMPSIGIYSYELYTQYGVENIIRVGSAGSYVKKLDLFDIVLADSAWSESSFAKTQNGYDKDVTEPSSQLNRNILNAAQKLNIPVTVGTIHSSDVFYAERNVDSYQEIHKKHGCLCVEMEAFALFHNARVLGKNAACLLTISDSFISKKQTTAEERQTAFINMMKIALETFQE; encoded by the coding sequence ATGGCAACACCACATAACCAAGCAGCAATGGGAGAAATTGCTAAAAATGTTTTGATGCCGGGAGATCCCTTAAGAGCAAAATTTATTGCGGATACTTTTTTGGACAATGTAGTTTTGGTGAATTCTATTCGGAATATGTTTGCTTTTACAGGGGAATACAAAGGAAAGGAAATCACCATAATGGCTTCCGGAATGGGAATGCCTTCCATAGGAATTTACTCTTATGAGCTATACACGCAGTATGGGGTGGAAAATATCATTCGAGTGGGATCCGCCGGCTCTTATGTAAAGAAGCTGGATTTGTTTGATATTGTTTTAGCAGACAGTGCATGGAGTGAATCCAGTTTTGCAAAGACTCAAAACGGCTATGATAAAGATGTGACGGAGCCAAGTAGTCAATTGAATCGTAACATTTTAAATGCAGCACAAAAATTGAATATTCCTGTTACTGTTGGAACTATCCACTCCAGCGATGTTTTTTATGCAGAACGGAATGTAGACAGTTACCAAGAAATTCATAAAAAACATGGCTGTTTATGTGTAGAAATGGAGGCATTTGCGTTATTTCACAATGCGAGAGTGTTAGGAAAAAATGCTGCTTGTCTTCTGACCATTTCGGATTCTTTTATTTCTAAAAAGCAAACAACGGCAGAGGAAAGACAAACGGCTTTTATCAATATGATGAAGATAGCTTTGGAAACTTTTCAGGAATAA
- a CDS encoding phosphopentomutase — MRTYKRIFTIVIDSLGIGEMHDSEKFGDIGVNTLGHIAESVEKLEIPNLQKLGLANLCHLKNVEPVENPLGYFTAMNEASVGKDTMTGHWEMMGLHVDKAFQTFTDTGFPQELIAELEKRTGHRIIGNKSASGTEILEELAEEEIATGNMIVYTSADSVLQICGNEESFGLQELYRCCEIARELTMRDEWKVGRVIARPYIGKRKGEFKRTSNRHDYALKPYGKTVLDALKENQFDVISIGKINDIFDTEGITEAYKSKSSIHGMEQTIALLEKEFTGLCFVNLVDFDALWGHRRNPTGYAKELENFDKKLGEFLAKLRADDLLIITADHGNDPTYTGSDHTREKVPFIVYSPSMKQNGKLEESSTFAIIGATIAENFKIEMPKDTIGTSVLSQIN; from the coding sequence ATGAGAACATATAAAAGAATATTTACAATTGTAATAGATTCTTTGGGGATAGGAGAGATGCATGATTCTGAAAAATTCGGAGATATTGGAGTGAACACTCTCGGACATATTGCAGAATCGGTAGAAAAACTTGAAATTCCCAATCTTCAAAAATTAGGATTGGCAAATCTGTGTCATTTGAAAAATGTCGAACCTGTAGAAAATCCTCTTGGATATTTTACGGCGATGAATGAGGCTAGTGTGGGAAAAGACACTATGACAGGGCACTGGGAAATGATGGGCTTACATGTGGATAAAGCTTTTCAAACTTTTACAGATACAGGATTTCCTCAGGAGTTAATTGCAGAATTGGAAAAGAGAACGGGACACCGTATTATAGGAAATAAGAGTGCTAGTGGGACAGAAATTTTGGAAGAACTTGCGGAAGAGGAAATTGCAACAGGGAATATGATTGTTTATACTTCGGCAGATTCTGTTTTACAAATTTGTGGAAATGAGGAAAGTTTTGGACTTCAGGAGTTATATCGTTGCTGTGAAATTGCAAGAGAATTGACTATGAGAGATGAATGGAAAGTAGGAAGAGTCATAGCGAGACCTTATATCGGAAAACGAAAAGGAGAGTTTAAAAGAACAAGCAATCGTCATGACTATGCATTGAAACCATATGGAAAAACAGTTTTAGATGCCCTCAAAGAAAATCAATTCGATGTGATTTCTATAGGAAAGATCAATGATATTTTTGATACCGAAGGAATCACAGAAGCTTATAAGTCAAAGAGTTCTATTCATGGGATGGAACAGACAATTGCATTATTGGAGAAAGAATTTACGGGTTTGTGTTTTGTGAATTTAGTAGATTTTGATGCTCTTTGGGGACATAGAAGGAATCCGACCGGTTACGCGAAAGAACTGGAGAATTTTGATAAAAAGCTGGGAGAATTTTTGGCGAAACTTAGAGCAGATGATTTACTGATCATTACAGCAGATCACGGAAATGATCCTACTTATACAGGAAGTGATCATACAAGAGAAAAAGTTCCTTTTATTGTGTATTCTCCTTCCATGAAACAGAATGGAAAGTTGGAAGAAAGCTCTACTTTTGCAATCATTGGAGCGACGATTGCAGAGAATTTCAAGATAGAAATGCCAAAGGACACAATAGGAACATCAGTTTTGAGTCAAATCAATTAA
- the deoC gene encoding deoxyribose-phosphate aldolase yields the protein MEKREIFSTVDHTLLAQGATWGEIKEILDDAMKYQAASACIPPFFVKKAKEYVGDRLAICTVIGFPNGYHTTEVKVYEAKNALENGADEIDMVINIGLLKDKKYDLLCEEIEKIHQLCDGKILKVIIETCLLTEEEKITMCEIVTKSGAEYIKTSTGFSTGGATFADIELMRKYSGKNVKIKAAGGISSFDDAEKFLQLGANRLGTSRLIKIAKSEKVEKNGY from the coding sequence ATGGAAAAAAGGGAAATATTTTCAACGGTAGATCATACTTTACTTGCCCAAGGGGCAACTTGGGGAGAAATTAAAGAAATTTTGGATGACGCTATGAAATATCAGGCAGCCTCCGCATGCATTCCGCCATTTTTTGTAAAAAAAGCAAAGGAATATGTCGGAGATAGACTTGCTATTTGTACAGTCATTGGATTTCCTAACGGCTATCATACTACAGAAGTAAAAGTATATGAAGCCAAAAATGCTTTGGAAAACGGGGCGGATGAGATTGATATGGTCATCAATATTGGGCTGTTAAAAGACAAAAAGTATGATTTGTTATGTGAAGAAATAGAAAAAATTCATCAGCTTTGTGACGGAAAAATTTTAAAGGTCATCATTGAAACCTGTTTATTGACAGAAGAAGAGAAGATTACAATGTGTGAGATTGTGACGAAGTCCGGAGCGGAATATATTAAAACTTCTACCGGCTTTTCCACAGGGGGAGCCACTTTCGCGGATATAGAGTTGATGAGAAAGTATAGTGGAAAAAATGTAAAAATTAAGGCGGCGGGTGGAATTTCTTCTTTTGACGATGCGGAAAAATTTTTACAATTGGGAGCCAATAGATTGGGAACCAGTCGATTGATTAAAATAGCAAAGTCTGAAAAAGTGGAGAAGAATGGCTATTAG
- a CDS encoding polysaccharide deacetylase family protein codes for MYWIFIFIFILLIFHNHGIPIFLYHQIHPGSKVNPELFAQHLLWLSKKGYHTMTLSEYIEEGAPKKTVLLTLDDGYYDNYKYVFPLLKKYNMKATIFLNTLYISEDRKQEEEIQENGIANQKAILQYVKTGCGESAQYMSWREIREMYESGLVDFQAHSHKHMAVFADNKLQGFFQGMEEDCTDTYLYQGRVREGYPKFRKRGEYTLPGFQIQKEFFPIFEEYYHRVLKAIGNEKKRREEGQNFIEKHSEYFHKVTEQEFETRITEDYLENKRQIEAHLGNEVSCFCWPWGHRSWNGVSILEKLGVRAFVTTKKGSNDQLPNLKLIKRIELRNYSLRKFKWNVWIASNLILGKIYSLVS; via the coding sequence ATGTATTGGATTTTCATTTTTATTTTTATACTACTCATCTTTCACAATCACGGAATTCCTATTTTTTTATACCATCAAATTCATCCTGGTTCTAAGGTAAATCCGGAATTATTTGCACAACATCTGCTTTGGCTATCGAAAAAGGGATATCATACAATGACCTTATCGGAATATATTGAGGAGGGGGCTCCCAAAAAAACGGTATTGTTGACTTTGGATGACGGCTATTATGACAATTATAAATATGTATTTCCCCTATTAAAGAAGTACAATATGAAAGCAACTATTTTTTTGAATACTCTATATATTTCCGAGGATAGAAAACAAGAAGAAGAAATTCAGGAAAATGGAATTGCGAATCAAAAAGCGATATTACAATATGTGAAAACAGGTTGTGGAGAAAGTGCTCAATATATGAGCTGGAGAGAAATTCGAGAGATGTATGAAAGCGGACTTGTTGATTTTCAGGCACATTCCCATAAACATATGGCGGTTTTTGCAGACAACAAATTGCAAGGTTTTTTTCAGGGGATGGAAGAAGATTGTACGGATACTTATTTATATCAGGGAAGAGTCAGGGAAGGCTATCCTAAATTTCGAAAGAGGGGGGAGTATACGCTTCCCGGTTTTCAAATTCAAAAGGAATTTTTTCCTATTTTTGAAGAATACTATCATAGAGTATTAAAGGCCATAGGAAATGAAAAAAAGAGAAGGGAAGAGGGACAAAACTTTATTGAAAAACATTCGGAATATTTTCATAAGGTGACGGAACAAGAATTTGAAACACGGATTACAGAGGATTATTTGGAAAATAAAAGACAGATAGAGGCACATTTGGGAAATGAAGTCAGTTGTTTTTGCTGGCCTTGGGGGCATCGTTCTTGGAACGGTGTAAGCATATTGGAAAAATTGGGAGTCAGAGCTTTTGTGACAACGAAAAAAGGAAGCAATGATCAGCTGCCGAATCTTAAATTGATTAAAAGAATTGAACTTCGAAATTACAGTTTGAGAAAATTCAAGTGGAATGTATGGATTGCTTCTAACTTAATTTTGGGAAAAATTTACAGTTTAGTATCTTAG
- a CDS encoding glycosyltransferase family 2 protein: MSLSVAMITYNEEKILEKTLRSIADLANEIVIVDSGSTDGTREIAEKYGAKFVHQNWLGYGPQRNKAIQLCQSEWILNIDADEEISPKLYDKIQKILQEPVKYKVYKISFTSVCFGKKIYHGGWSGAKKVRLFYRGSGAFNHNTVHEEFETLEEIGSLQEEIFHHSYVNLEDYFTKFNRYTTEGAKDAFQKRKKVGALKIVLEPFYKFIRMYFFRLGFLDGLEGFVLANTSAMYSMVKYYKLHELYEREKESHGSS; the protein is encoded by the coding sequence ATGTCTCTTTCAGTTGCAATGATAACGTATAATGAGGAAAAAATATTGGAAAAAACGCTCCGATCCATTGCCGATTTGGCGAATGAGATTGTAATTGTGGATAGCGGTTCTACTGATGGAACGAGAGAAATCGCAGAAAAATATGGAGCTAAATTTGTACACCAGAATTGGTTGGGTTATGGACCTCAAAGAAATAAAGCGATTCAATTGTGTCAATCGGAGTGGATTTTAAACATTGATGCAGACGAAGAAATTTCTCCCAAGTTATACGATAAGATTCAAAAAATTTTGCAAGAACCTGTGAAATACAAAGTATACAAGATCTCTTTTACCAGTGTTTGCTTCGGGAAAAAAATCTATCACGGAGGTTGGAGCGGGGCAAAAAAAGTAAGACTCTTTTATAGAGGAAGCGGAGCATTTAATCATAATACCGTTCATGAGGAATTTGAAACTTTGGAAGAAATAGGAAGTTTGCAGGAAGAGATTTTTCATCACAGCTATGTCAACTTGGAAGATTATTTTACGAAATTTAATCGTTATACAACAGAGGGGGCGAAGGATGCTTTTCAAAAAAGAAAAAAAGTCGGTGCTCTGAAGATCGTCTTGGAGCCTTTTTATAAATTTATTCGGATGTATTTTTTCAGATTAGGATTTTTAGATGGATTGGAAGGCTTTGTGTTAGCTAACACCAGTGCCATGTATAGTATGGTAAAGTATTATAAATTACATGAATTATATGAAAGAGAAAAGGAGAGTCATGGTTCATCATGA
- a CDS encoding glycosyltransferase family 9 protein: MREIKRIIVARTDKIGDLVLSIPSFFMLKKMYPKAELIVLVRRYNYDIVKNLPYIDRILKIDDFKKEELLMKIAYFKADVFIALFHDEYIAKLVKSSKAKIRIGPISKPSSWLLYNKGILQKRSLSTKNEAEYNLDLVKKLNPIRYSTSYELNTELVLTEENRRVASLFWEQENLGSKVLVCNPFLGGSTKNLRDEEYGRILKNLLLEEAELEIILTCHISEEERALQLKERIASNKVHIFANGGSILNVAAVIEKAQLYFGGSTGPTHIAGALGQKIVAFYPNKRTQSKTRWGIFRRYLEEVRYFVVDEEGSEKENYENPYFDSMTKEKEETIMKLLQEALS, from the coding sequence ATGAGAGAAATCAAGAGAATTATTGTAGCCAGAACAGACAAAATCGGGGATTTGGTATTATCTATTCCCAGTTTTTTCATGTTAAAAAAGATGTACCCTAAGGCGGAGTTAATTGTTTTGGTGAGAAGATATAACTATGATATTGTCAAAAATTTACCCTATATTGATCGCATTTTAAAAATAGATGACTTTAAAAAAGAAGAATTGTTGATGAAAATCGCGTATTTTAAAGCAGATGTTTTTATCGCCTTATTTCATGACGAATACATTGCAAAATTGGTAAAGTCCAGTAAGGCGAAGATTAGAATCGGACCGATTTCAAAACCGTCTTCTTGGTTGTTATACAACAAAGGTATTTTGCAAAAAAGATCACTTTCCACTAAAAATGAGGCGGAATATAATTTGGATTTGGTAAAAAAACTGAATCCGATACGTTATAGCACTTCCTACGAGTTAAACACAGAACTGGTACTGACAGAAGAGAATCGAAGAGTTGCCTCTTTGTTTTGGGAACAGGAGAACTTAGGCTCTAAGGTTTTGGTGTGTAATCCGTTTTTGGGTGGCTCTACCAAGAATTTACGAGATGAAGAGTATGGAAGAATTTTAAAAAATTTGTTATTGGAAGAAGCGGAACTGGAAATTATCCTGACCTGTCACATTTCAGAGGAGGAAAGAGCTTTACAATTAAAAGAACGGATTGCTTCCAATAAAGTACATATTTTTGCAAATGGAGGAAGTATTTTAAATGTAGCGGCTGTCATTGAAAAAGCACAGCTCTATTTTGGAGGTTCGACAGGACCAACCCATATTGCCGGAGCTTTGGGACAGAAAATAGTGGCTTTTTATCCGAATAAGAGGACACAAAGTAAAACAAGGTGGGGAATTTTTCGAAGATATTTAGAAGAAGTCCGTTATTTTGTAGTGGATGAGGAAGGCTCGGAAAAAGAAAATTATGAAAATCCCTATTTTGATTCGATGACAAAGGAGAAAGAAGAAACAATAATGAAATTATTACAAGAGGCCTTGTCATGA